A genome region from Sphingomonas sp. BGYR3 includes the following:
- a CDS encoding AAA family ATPase: MQIKRLRLTGFKSFVDPADLRIEPGLTGIVGPNGCGKSNLLEALRWTMGENSPRSMRGSGMEDVIFAGTASRPAREFAEVSLVADLDGGEEMEVVRRIERGAGSAYRINGRDVRAKDVALLFADSATGAHSPALVSQNRIGAIIAAKPAERRQMLEEAAGIAGLHVRRRDAEQKLRATEANLTRLGELIADQEGRIAQLRRQARQAEKYRTLSDQIRVAEARMIYARWRDAAAAADAARTEAKAAEALVAERMAALDAAAAHARAATDALATTRANALAAHDRAAETRHRLETLRSEQGSAARRLAEIRAAEERLAADRAREGALASDAAEAIARLTGEVKALEQQVREASARLPAMDSTLAEAERTARDAEVALAQILAAQASEAADIRVARAALAAAGQRLERAERDVARATAELSALSDAAPLEAERTSAAQRREAAATRIDAARTQLANAEAEERAVHAAREQAQGVRAHAHADLSMLDGEAAALRKATAAATNDRLLDRLTVADGFERALAAAMGDDLEAGLDPAADRHWAGADPLPGDPPPPAGATPLARHVDAPAALARRLAQILVVDEDAGQPLAVGQRLVTLAGAVRRWDGYVTRGGGAAAAERLIRVNRLRAIEAQRPAAEAALAAADAALVAIDQRLAACRTAIASARRDMESGEIELRDATRTEDRLSAQIERLAAQRADLAARQQRVAAEHGDARAERDRAAAALDALPDGSATAAQVALLSGEAEARRADVALRRAERATLDQAMATDRNRIAAASAERQGWNARAGEAARRITDMDARAAALADERTAIADRPDALTAEIDALADAYLGIESAAVHARQHERDAEQALAAMEQASRIAAEALAEAREARAGAAARAENQDLRRVEMGRLSGERFECPPPLLPERAGFDGAAVRDPASESAAHERLMLDRERIGPVNLVAESELAELEGARETSAAEAAELAEAVAGLRGSIGTLNREGRQRLTAAFEAVDRHFRRLFTTLFDGGQAHLELIDSDDPLEAGLEIMAQPPGKKLQSLTLLSGGEQALTAVALIFALFLTNPAPICVLDEVDAPLDDANIDRFCDLLDAMTRETRTRYLIVTHNAATMSRMHRLFGVTMVERGVSRLVSVDLGGASDLMAAE, translated from the coding sequence GTGCAGATCAAGCGGCTGCGCCTTACCGGCTTCAAGAGCTTCGTCGATCCCGCCGATCTCCGGATCGAACCGGGGCTGACCGGGATCGTCGGCCCCAATGGGTGCGGCAAATCCAATCTGCTTGAGGCGCTGCGCTGGACCATGGGGGAAAACAGCCCCCGGTCCATGCGCGGTTCGGGGATGGAGGATGTGATCTTCGCGGGCACGGCATCGCGCCCTGCCCGCGAATTTGCCGAAGTCTCGCTGGTCGCCGATCTGGACGGCGGCGAGGAGATGGAGGTGGTGCGCCGCATCGAACGCGGTGCCGGTTCCGCCTATCGGATCAATGGCCGCGACGTCCGGGCAAAGGATGTCGCGCTGCTCTTTGCCGATTCGGCGACGGGCGCGCATTCCCCCGCACTGGTCAGCCAGAACCGCATCGGCGCGATCATCGCCGCAAAACCGGCCGAACGTCGCCAGATGCTGGAGGAAGCGGCCGGCATCGCCGGGCTGCACGTGCGGCGCAGGGACGCCGAACAGAAACTGCGCGCGACCGAGGCGAACCTGACCCGGCTTGGCGAACTGATCGCCGATCAGGAGGGGCGGATCGCACAGCTGCGTCGTCAGGCGCGACAGGCGGAGAAATATCGCACCCTCTCCGATCAGATCCGCGTGGCAGAGGCGCGGATGATCTATGCCCGGTGGCGCGATGCCGCCGCCGCTGCCGATGCGGCGCGGACCGAGGCAAAGGCCGCCGAGGCGCTGGTCGCCGAACGGATGGCCGCGCTGGATGCCGCCGCCGCCCACGCCCGCGCGGCCACCGATGCACTGGCAACGACCCGCGCCAATGCCCTTGCCGCGCATGACCGGGCGGCGGAAACGCGCCACCGGCTGGAAACGCTCCGCTCCGAACAGGGCAGCGCCGCACGGCGGCTGGCCGAAATCCGGGCTGCAGAAGAACGGCTGGCCGCCGACCGCGCGCGCGAAGGCGCGCTGGCCAGCGATGCGGCAGAAGCGATTGCCCGGCTGACCGGTGAGGTCAAGGCGCTGGAACAGCAGGTGCGCGAGGCGTCGGCCCGGCTGCCCGCCATGGACAGCACCCTGGCCGAGGCGGAGCGGACTGCCCGCGATGCCGAAGTCGCGCTGGCCCAGATCCTGGCGGCACAGGCAAGCGAGGCTGCGGATATCCGCGTCGCCCGCGCCGCGCTGGCCGCCGCTGGACAGCGGCTGGAACGGGCCGAGCGCGACGTTGCCCGCGCCACTGCGGAGCTTTCCGCCCTCAGCGATGCCGCCCCGCTTGAGGCCGAACGGACCAGCGCGGCGCAGCGGCGCGAGGCGGCGGCGACCCGCATCGATGCGGCCCGGACACAGCTCGCCAATGCAGAGGCGGAGGAACGCGCCGTCCATGCCGCGCGGGAACAGGCACAGGGCGTGCGCGCCCATGCCCATGCCGACCTGTCGATGCTGGACGGAGAGGCGGCGGCGCTGCGCAAGGCGACGGCGGCGGCCACGAACGACCGGCTGCTTGACCGGCTGACCGTTGCGGACGGGTTCGAACGCGCGCTGGCAGCGGCGATGGGCGATGATCTTGAGGCTGGGCTGGATCCCGCGGCCGACAGGCACTGGGCCGGGGCCGACCCCCTGCCCGGCGATCCGCCCCCGCCCGCCGGGGCGACGCCGCTTGCCCGGCATGTCGATGCGCCGGCTGCGCTTGCCCGGCGGCTGGCACAGATACTGGTGGTGGATGAGGATGCGGGTCAGCCGCTGGCCGTGGGTCAACGCCTCGTCACGCTGGCCGGGGCCGTGCGGCGATGGGATGGCTATGTCACGCGCGGCGGCGGCGCTGCGGCGGCGGAGCGGCTGATCCGGGTCAACCGGCTGCGCGCGATCGAGGCGCAGCGGCCGGCGGCAGAGGCGGCGCTGGCCGCTGCCGATGCCGCGCTGGTGGCGATCGATCAACGGCTGGCTGCGTGTCGCACGGCCATCGCATCGGCGCGGCGCGACATGGAATCGGGGGAAATCGAGCTGCGCGACGCAACCCGGACCGAAGACCGGCTGAGCGCGCAGATCGAGCGGCTGGCGGCCCAGCGCGCCGACCTTGCCGCCCGGCAACAACGGGTGGCGGCCGAGCATGGCGATGCCCGTGCCGAGCGTGATCGCGCCGCCGCTGCGCTGGACGCCCTGCCCGATGGCAGCGCCACGGCCGCTCAGGTGGCCCTGCTGTCCGGTGAGGCAGAGGCACGCCGCGCCGACGTGGCCCTGCGGCGCGCGGAACGCGCCACGCTGGATCAGGCGATGGCCACCGACCGGAATCGGATTGCCGCCGCCAGTGCCGAGCGACAGGGCTGGAACGCCCGTGCAGGCGAAGCGGCGCGCCGCATCACTGATATGGATGCACGTGCGGCGGCGCTGGCCGACGAACGCACCGCGATTGCCGACCGGCCCGATGCCCTGACGGCAGAGATCGACGCGCTGGCCGACGCCTATCTCGGGATCGAATCGGCCGCCGTTCACGCCCGTCAGCATGAACGCGACGCCGAACAGGCGCTGGCCGCGATGGAACAGGCCAGCCGGATCGCCGCCGAGGCGCTGGCCGAGGCGCGGGAGGCGCGGGCGGGCGCCGCCGCGCGTGCCGAAAATCAGGACCTGCGCCGGGTCGAAATGGGCCGGCTGTCGGGCGAGCGGTTCGAATGTCCGCCGCCGCTGCTGCCCGAACGCGCGGGCTTCGACGGCGCAGCGGTGCGCGATCCGGCCAGCGAGTCGGCGGCGCATGAACGGCTGATGCTGGACCGGGAACGCATCGGGCCGGTCAATCTGGTCGCGGAAAGCGAGCTGGCCGAACTGGAAGGCGCGCGTGAGACAAGCGCCGCAGAAGCCGCCGAACTGGCCGAGGCGGTGGCCGGGCTGCGCGGCAGCATCGGCACGCTGAACCGGGAGGGGCGCCAGCGGCTGACCGCTGCGTTCGAGGCGGTGGACCGGCATTTCCGGCGGCTGTTCACCACCCTGTTCGATGGCGGACAGGCGCATCTGGAGCTGATCGATTCGGATGATCCGCTGGAGGCGGGGCTGGAAATCATGGCCCAGCCGCCGGGCAAGAAACTGCAATCGCTGACCCTGTTGTCGGGCGGCGAACAGGCGCTGACCGCCGTTGCGCTGATCTTTGCGCTGTTCCTGACCAACCCCGCGCCGATCTGCGTGCTGGATGAAGTGGATGCGCCGCTGGACGATGCCAATATCGACAGGTTCTGCGACCTGCTGGATGCAATGACGCGCGAAACCCGCACCCGCTACCTGATCGTCACGCACAACGCCGCGACGATGAGCCGGATGCACCGCCTGTTCGGCGTCACGATGGTGGAACGCGGCGTCAGCCGGCTGGTCAGCGTCGATCTGGGCGGGGCCAGCGATCTGATGGCGGCGGAATGA
- a CDS encoding DJ-1/PfpI family protein, whose protein sequence is MTMDGAPRIAFLLFPGMTQLDLTGPAQVLSRLGTGPVHYVARTLDPVPTDSGFAILPTARMSDVTAADILMVPGGMAVEDVIDDPESLAWVQRVGEQAQWVTSVCTGALILGAAGLLRGYRATTHWMWHHHLARFGAEPVRARTVIDRNRATGGGVTAGIDFALALTAAIQGEDHARLIQLALEYDPAPPFDSGSPDRAMAETVADYRARADRLAPDREARLMAAAKRLGF, encoded by the coding sequence ATGACGATGGACGGCGCTCCCCGCATCGCTTTCCTGCTGTTTCCCGGCATGACGCAGCTTGACCTGACCGGCCCGGCTCAGGTGCTCTCGCGGCTGGGCACCGGACCGGTGCACTATGTCGCGCGAACGCTGGATCCGGTACCGACCGACAGCGGCTTTGCCATCCTGCCCACCGCGCGGATGAGTGATGTAACCGCGGCCGATATCCTGATGGTGCCCGGCGGCATGGCGGTGGAGGACGTGATCGACGATCCTGAAAGCCTGGCCTGGGTGCAACGGGTCGGCGAACAGGCGCAATGGGTCACCAGTGTCTGCACCGGCGCCCTGATCCTCGGCGCCGCGGGGCTGCTGCGCGGCTATCGCGCGACCACGCACTGGATGTGGCACCACCATCTTGCCCGTTTCGGTGCAGAGCCGGTGCGCGCGCGCACCGTGATCGACCGCAACCGGGCAACGGGCGGCGGCGTGACGGCGGGCATCGACTTTGCCCTGGCGCTGACCGCCGCGATCCAGGGAGAGGATCATGCCCGGCTGATTCAGCTGGCGCTGGAATATGATCCCGCCCCGCCCTTTGACAGCGGGTCGCCCGATCGTGCGATGGCTGAAACGGTTGCCGATTACCGCGCACGAGCCGACCGGCTTGCCCCGGATCGGGAGGCGCGGTTGATGGCGGCGGCGAAGCGGCTGGGCTTCTAG
- a CDS encoding Rrf2 family transcriptional regulator, whose protein sequence is MLTQRSRYALRAMLFLATQPVDGAPTPMNRIAANANVPRKFLELILADLREAGFIHSMRGKAGGYHLSRPAHLISLGEVIRVIEGPLALVPCVSRTAYRPCKDCADEATCAIRIAMARVRDETARILDGTSLADATAKELAAA, encoded by the coding sequence ATGCTCACCCAGCGTTCCCGCTATGCCCTGCGCGCAATGCTGTTCCTGGCGACTCAGCCGGTCGATGGCGCGCCGACGCCGATGAACCGGATCGCGGCCAATGCCAATGTGCCGCGCAAGTTCCTTGAGCTGATCCTGGCGGACCTGCGCGAGGCGGGGTTCATCCATTCGATGCGCGGCAAGGCGGGCGGCTATCACCTGTCGCGTCCTGCGCACCTGATTTCGCTGGGCGAGGTGATCCGCGTGATCGAAGGGCCGCTGGCGCTCGTCCCCTGTGTCAGCCGCACCGCCTATCGCCCATGCAAGGATTGCGCGGACGAAGCGACCTGCGCCATCCGCATCGCCATGGCGCGCGTGCGGGACGAAACCGCCCGCATTCTGGATGGCACCAGCCTGGCCGACGCCACCGCCAAGGAACTCGCCGCGGCCTGA
- a CDS encoding HAD family phosphatase — translation MMRFDGILFDFDGVVIESEYEGNAHIADYLSRIGHATSVEHAMTHFMGLSGRQFIDAIEGWIGRPLPEDFYAERAAEDARAMREGVGPVNGAIAFIRSLPADLPIAIASSSSHAWIRRHLDHNGLLDRFDGRIFSGKEDVPPGRGKPEPDLYLYAARSIGLDIGRAVILEDSPVGVTGALKTGATVIGVTAANHCVNGHADRLRALGVTHIAPDYDAVRDLIGLTTA, via the coding sequence ATGATGCGTTTTGACGGTATCCTGTTCGATTTCGACGGCGTGGTCATCGAAAGCGAATATGAGGGCAATGCCCATATCGCGGATTACCTGTCGCGGATCGGCCATGCGACCAGCGTCGAACACGCGATGACGCATTTCATGGGCCTGTCGGGGCGTCAGTTCATCGACGCGATCGAGGGATGGATCGGCCGCCCGCTGCCCGAGGATTTCTATGCCGAGCGCGCGGCGGAGGACGCCCGTGCGATGCGCGAGGGGGTGGGGCCGGTCAACGGCGCGATTGCGTTTATCCGGTCGCTGCCCGCCGATCTGCCGATCGCCATCGCATCGTCGTCCAGCCATGCGTGGATCCGCCGGCACCTGGACCATAATGGCCTGCTCGACCGGTTCGACGGCCGCATCTTCAGCGGGAAAGAGGATGTGCCGCCCGGCCGGGGCAAGCCTGAGCCGGACCTGTATCTGTACGCCGCCCGGTCCATCGGGCTGGACATCGGGCGCGCGGTCATTCTGGAAGATTCGCCGGTGGGCGTCACGGGCGCACTGAAAACCGGGGCGACGGTGATCGGGGTGACGGCGGCCAATCACTGCGTGAACGGTCATGCCGACCGTCTGCGCGCGCTGGGCGTCACGCATATCGCCCCGGATTATGACGCGGTGCGCGACCTGATCGGTCTGACGACCGCCTGA
- a CDS encoding YggS family pyridoxal phosphate-dependent enzyme, protein MSELDPKTRLADVHQQIDRAARLAGRKADAVTLIAISKTHEADAIRPLIDAGQRVFGENRVQEAQGKWPALIEATPDLTLHLVGQLQSNKAEDAVRLFDAIHSVDRPSLVSALAKAMDRTGRRPDCFIQVNIGDEPQKGGCAVAELPALLAEAQSAALPVAGLMAVPPLEVDPAPYFALLAKLARDHGLTGLSMGMSGDYPTAVTIGATHVRVGSALFGARG, encoded by the coding sequence ATGTCCGAACTCGATCCCAAGACGCGGCTGGCCGACGTGCACCAGCAGATTGATCGCGCCGCCCGGCTGGCGGGGCGAAAGGCCGATGCGGTGACTCTGATCGCCATCAGCAAGACGCATGAGGCCGATGCGATCCGCCCGCTGATCGATGCCGGGCAGCGGGTGTTTGGCGAAAACCGGGTGCAGGAGGCGCAGGGCAAGTGGCCCGCGCTGATCGAGGCGACGCCAGACCTGACGCTGCATCTGGTCGGGCAATTGCAGTCGAACAAGGCGGAGGATGCCGTCCGCCTGTTCGATGCCATTCATTCGGTCGACCGCCCGTCGCTGGTCAGCGCGCTGGCAAAGGCGATGGATCGCACCGGGCGGCGGCCGGACTGTTTCATCCAGGTGAATATCGGGGACGAGCCGCAAAAGGGCGGTTGTGCGGTGGCGGAACTGCCCGCGCTGCTGGCCGAGGCGCAATCCGCCGCTCTGCCGGTCGCCGGGCTGATGGCGGTGCCGCCGCTGGAGGTGGATCCTGCCCCCTATTTCGCGCTGCTGGCCAAGCTGGCGCGCGATCATGGGCTGACCGGCCTTAGCATGGGGATGTCGGGAGATTACCCGACCGCCGTCACGATTGGCGCAACCCATGTCCGGGTCGGCAGCGCCCTGTTCGGCGCTCGGGGATGA
- a CDS encoding thiamine phosphate synthase → MPRRHPSLLPRIWLMTDERLGDRLLDIVRRLPPGTGIVLRHYATPTAERRRLFNRVLQIARSRHLLVLRAGRLRLAAGEAGVHGRHAERGRPAIRTMPVHDPAELRLARRARADLVFLSPVFATRSHPGAPPLDRSRLRRLVIGAPAPVVLLGGMNARRARGLNWRGIHGWAGIEAFSGSIARG, encoded by the coding sequence ATGCCCCGCCGCCACCCCTCCCTGCTGCCCCGCATATGGCTGATGACCGACGAGCGGCTGGGCGATCGATTGCTGGATATCGTCCGACGCCTGCCCCCCGGCACTGGCATCGTCCTGCGCCATTACGCCACCCCGACGGCAGAGCGGCGGCGGTTGTTCAACCGGGTGTTGCAGATTGCACGATCGCGGCACCTGCTCGTACTGCGTGCCGGCCGGCTGCGGCTGGCGGCCGGGGAAGCGGGCGTGCATGGCCGCCATGCCGAGCGCGGCCGCCCGGCGATCCGGACCATGCCCGTCCATGACCCGGCGGAACTTCGCCTGGCCCGGCGGGCGCGGGCGGACCTGGTGTTTCTGTCACCGGTCTTTGCCACCCGGTCGCATCCGGGCGCGCCGCCGCTGGATCGATCACGGCTGCGGCGACTCGTGATTGGCGCACCGGCCCCGGTCGTCCTGCTGGGCGGTATGAATGCGCGGCGGGCGCGCGGCCTCAACTGGCGCGGAATTCACGGCTGGGCAGGGATCGAGGCGTTTTCGGGCAGCATCGCCCGCGGCTGA
- a CDS encoding DUF3576 domain-containing protein — translation MIRLSRLLILAPAVLALAACGGRDRPKADLAASQVTTIGVNSYLWRASLDTLGFMPLLQTDSNGGVIVTDWYVNPNTPTERSKVTVSILDRDLRADALRIAAQRQVNRAGQWVDAPVQAATVQKLEDIILTRARDLRRAAVVN, via the coding sequence ATGATCCGCCTGTCGCGTCTGTTGATCCTGGCTCCTGCCGTGCTGGCGCTTGCCGCCTGTGGCGGTCGGGACCGTCCCAAGGCCGATCTGGCCGCGTCTCAGGTGACGACCATCGGCGTCAACAGCTATCTGTGGCGGGCCAGCCTCGACACGCTGGGCTTTATGCCGCTGCTGCAGACCGATTCGAACGGCGGCGTCATCGTGACCGACTGGTATGTGAACCCCAACACCCCGACCGAGCGGAGCAAGGTCACGGTGTCGATCCTGGATCGCGATCTGCGGGCCGATGCGCTGCGCATCGCCGCCCAGCGTCAGGTGAACCGCGCCGGCCAGTGGGTCGATGCCCCGGTTCAGGCCGCCACGGTCCAGAAGCTTGAGGACATCATCCTCACCCGCGCGCGCGATCTGCGCCGCGCCGCCGTCGTCAATTAA
- the leuS gene encoding leucine--tRNA ligase: MASRFNALKADAHWQSVWDERQTFAARDTSPKPKSYVLEMFPYPSGKIHMGHVRNYTMGDVLARFRRMQGMEVLHPMGWDAFGMPAENAAMERKVHPGAWTYDNIATMRAQLKRLGFALDWSRELATCDPAYYGQEQALFLDLYAAGLVYRKESAVNWDPVDMTVLANEQVIDGRGWRSGALVEKRKLSQWFLKITDFAEDLLAGLDGLEHWPDKVKLMQENWIGKSVGLQFRFALSDGGSVEVFTTRPDTIFGSSFVAIAADHPIAQRLAAKDPAVQAFIDQCKLGGTTAAEIETQEKLGLDTGLRATHPFDSEWQLPVYIANFVLMDYGTGAVFGVPAHDQRDLDFARKYALPVRRVVSDGDATDPVFDGNTAYTGTGALVNSRFLDGLSVDAAKRTVIDRAEAEGWGKGTTVWRLRDWGVSRQRYWGTPIPIIHCETCGAVPVPKEQLPVTLPDDVSFDIPGNPLDRHPTWRHVDCPSCGKPARRETDTLDTFVDSSWYFIRFASQPSDQPFDKDVAESWLPVAQYIGGVEHAILHLLYARFWTRALNHIGKLNVAEPFAGLFTQGMVTHETYKSADGRWLSPDDIRDGVEIASGQPVTVGRVEKMSKSKKNTVDPTEIVDQYGADAVRWFMLSDSPPERDLEWSENGIEGAWRFIQRLWRLFDGLEDAPKEEMGGEDKPLDRKLHRTIAGVAEDVEALAFNKAVAKLYELVSAIEKAAPSASRTAAIRALARIVAPMAPHIAEEAWAGWGHSGLIADADWPTVDPALLVDDEVTVAVQVNGKLRDTLTLPKGTAKDVAEAAALASEKVQRILEGATPKKVIVVPDRLVNIVA, encoded by the coding sequence ATGGCGTCACGCTTCAACGCGCTGAAAGCTGACGCGCACTGGCAATCGGTCTGGGACGAGCGCCAGACCTTTGCCGCGCGCGACACATCCCCCAAGCCCAAAAGCTATGTGCTTGAGATGTTTCCCTATCCGTCGGGGAAAATCCATATGGGCCATGTGCGGAACTACACGATGGGCGACGTGCTCGCCCGGTTCCGCCGGATGCAGGGGATGGAGGTGCTCCACCCCATGGGCTGGGACGCGTTCGGGATGCCGGCCGAAAATGCCGCGATGGAGCGCAAGGTGCATCCCGGCGCCTGGACATACGACAACATCGCCACGATGCGCGCACAGCTGAAGCGGCTGGGCTTTGCATTGGACTGGTCGCGCGAACTGGCGACGTGCGATCCCGCCTATTACGGGCAGGAACAGGCGCTGTTCCTCGATCTCTATGCCGCCGGCCTCGTCTATCGCAAGGAAAGCGCGGTCAACTGGGATCCGGTCGACATGACCGTGCTGGCCAATGAACAGGTGATCGACGGGCGCGGCTGGCGTTCCGGCGCGCTGGTTGAAAAGCGCAAGCTCTCCCAGTGGTTCCTCAAGATCACCGACTTTGCCGAGGACTTGCTGGCCGGGCTGGACGGGCTTGAACACTGGCCCGACAAGGTAAAGTTGATGCAGGAAAACTGGATCGGCAAATCGGTCGGCCTGCAATTCCGCTTCGCGCTGTCGGACGGCGGCTCGGTCGAGGTGTTCACCACCCGGCCGGACACGATCTTCGGATCCAGCTTTGTCGCGATCGCTGCCGATCACCCGATCGCCCAGCGGTTGGCCGCGAAGGATCCGGCGGTTCAGGCATTCATCGACCAGTGCAAGCTGGGCGGCACGACAGCGGCCGAGATCGAGACGCAGGAGAAGCTGGGCCTCGACACGGGCCTGCGTGCCACGCATCCCTTTGATTCCGAATGGCAATTGCCGGTTTACATCGCCAATTTCGTGCTGATGGATTATGGCACCGGCGCGGTGTTCGGCGTGCCCGCGCATGATCAGCGCGACCTGGATTTCGCCCGCAAATACGCCCTGCCCGTCCGCCGCGTGGTCAGCGATGGCGATGCGACCGACCCAGTGTTCGATGGCAACACCGCCTATACCGGCACCGGCGCTCTGGTGAACTCGCGCTTCCTCGACGGCCTGTCGGTCGATGCGGCCAAGCGCACGGTGATCGACCGGGCCGAGGCGGAAGGATGGGGCAAGGGCACCACGGTATGGCGGCTGCGCGACTGGGGCGTCTCGCGCCAGCGTTACTGGGGCACGCCGATCCCGATCATCCATTGCGAGACCTGCGGCGCGGTACCGGTGCCAAAGGAGCAGTTGCCCGTCACGCTGCCCGATGACGTCAGTTTCGACATTCCCGGCAATCCGCTGGATCGGCACCCGACCTGGCGTCACGTCGACTGCCCGTCCTGCGGCAAGCCCGCGCGGCGGGAAACCGACACGCTCGACACGTTCGTCGATTCCAGCTGGTATTTCATCCGCTTCGCCAGCCAGCCATCGGACCAGCCGTTCGACAAGGACGTGGCGGAAAGCTGGCTGCCCGTCGCGCAATATATCGGCGGGGTGGAACACGCGATCCTGCACCTGCTCTACGCCCGGTTCTGGACGCGCGCGCTCAACCATATCGGCAAGCTGAACGTGGCGGAGCCGTTCGCCGGCCTGTTCACGCAAGGCATGGTGACGCACGAGACGTACAAGTCGGCGGATGGCCGCTGGCTGTCGCCCGACGATATTCGCGACGGCGTCGAAATCGCCTCTGGTCAGCCGGTGACGGTCGGCCGCGTCGAAAAAATGTCGAAATCAAAGAAGAACACCGTCGATCCGACCGAAATCGTCGATCAGTACGGGGCGGACGCCGTCCGCTGGTTCATGCTGTCGGATTCGCCGCCGGAACGCGATCTGGAATGGTCGGAAAACGGCATCGAGGGTGCCTGGCGCTTCATTCAGCGGCTGTGGCGCCTGTTCGATGGGCTTGAGGATGCCCCAAAAGAGGAAATGGGCGGCGAGGACAAGCCGCTCGACCGCAAGCTGCACCGCACCATCGCCGGCGTGGCAGAGGATGTGGAAGCGCTCGCCTTCAACAAGGCCGTTGCCAAACTCTATGAACTGGTCAGCGCCATCGAAAAGGCAGCGCCATCGGCGTCGCGCACCGCCGCCATCCGCGCCCTTGCCCGCATCGTCGCGCCCATGGCCCCGCATATCGCAGAGGAAGCCTGGGCCGGCTGGGGCCATTCGGGCTTGATCGCAGATGCCGATTGGCCGACGGTCGATCCCGCCCTGCTGGTCGACGACGAGGTTACCGTCGCGGTGCAAGTGAACGGCAAGCTGCGCGATACGCTGACCCTGCCAAAGGGTACCGCAAAGGATGTTGCAGAGGCCGCGGCGCTCGCGTCGGAAAAGGTTCAGCGCATCCTTGAAGGGGCAACCCCGAAAAAAGTGATTGTGGTGCCTGATCGCCTGGTCAACATCGTCGCATGA
- the lptE gene encoding LPS assembly lipoprotein LptE — translation MIRVIAPLLMLALTGGCGLRPLYGGGMNSPTRTLLSGIQVAPIEGQSGWLVANALRDRMAATEAGGAPAYRLDVTLDDQIIGLGVRGDDSVARERRTLRARYQLVDLSTGQVVLDATAGSDAGIDVVGSEYATIAAERTALERLSGIVADQMVARLALFAQRQAKGE, via the coding sequence ATGATCCGCGTAATCGCCCCGCTGCTGATGCTTGCCCTGACGGGCGGGTGCGGCCTTCGCCCGCTTTATGGTGGCGGGATGAACAGCCCGACCCGCACGCTGCTGTCGGGAATCCAGGTTGCCCCGATTGAGGGGCAATCCGGCTGGCTGGTCGCCAATGCCCTGCGCGACCGGATGGCCGCGACAGAGGCGGGCGGCGCCCCCGCCTATCGACTCGACGTGACGCTGGACGATCAGATCATCGGTCTGGGCGTGCGCGGCGACGACAGTGTGGCGCGCGAACGCCGCACGCTGCGCGCCCGCTATCAGCTGGTCGACCTGTCGACGGGTCAGGTGGTGCTGGACGCCACAGCGGGTTCGGATGCGGGCATCGACGTGGTCGGATCGGAATATGCCACCATTGCGGCGGAGCGGACGGCGCTTGAGCGGCTGTCCGGCATCGTCGCGGATCAGATGGTGGCGCGGCTGGCCCTGTTCGCCCAGCGCCAGGCAAAGGGCGAGTGA